The Deltaproteobacteria bacterium genome includes a window with the following:
- a CDS encoding RtcB family protein, producing the protein MSSLARQQAERAARLPGVVHALGMPDIHASNSGLPNGFVLGTNGTIFPKAIGGDICCGMTLFATGLHRNDLGDQDDVYALMRQAAAAVNLGHKTNTVQLAPADLERILAHGIAALPELSAATRNAHPVWDLLTTDYIVRQRDFMEHGGSLAGNVAAVPQAARRNGERQLGTVGEGNHFVELQRIHKVLDADAAAALGLQHSKITLMIHTGSRGLGHAVGDHYAQRARNLGLAAGQTTSVKDVYPLAINTAEGDAYLGAMQAAANFAYANRVVVSALVLLALREEFPHMDAKPVYDVAHNMVYTERHGEEELVVHRKGATRAFDAARMAGTRFTALGQPILIPGSMGTASYVALGQSGSTASLASVNHGSGRRLSRSEALGVRLTTEETWDDGAAERRMRTISDADFAKSMRGVALVTAEELMREQRTAKREKQHGSRDSGHREPHAPGGSGRSTIKGEAPGAYKDIHDVMDVVFTEGWATGVVELRPVGVLKE; encoded by the coding sequence GTGAGTTCGCTGGCCCGGCAACAGGCCGAACGCGCGGCTCGGCTCCCCGGAGTCGTGCATGCGCTGGGGATGCCCGACATCCATGCCTCCAATTCAGGACTTCCCAATGGGTTTGTGCTCGGCACCAACGGCACAATTTTCCCAAAGGCGATCGGCGGCGACATCTGTTGCGGCATGACGCTGTTTGCAACCGGGCTCCATCGTAATGACCTCGGCGATCAGGATGACGTCTACGCGCTGATGCGACAGGCGGCCGCAGCCGTCAATCTGGGCCACAAGACCAATACAGTACAGCTTGCCCCAGCAGACCTCGAACGAATCCTGGCGCACGGCATCGCCGCATTGCCGGAGCTTTCTGCCGCCACACGCAACGCCCACCCGGTATGGGATTTGCTCACCACGGACTATATCGTCCGGCAACGCGACTTTATGGAACACGGCGGCTCCCTCGCGGGTAATGTCGCTGCAGTCCCCCAAGCGGCACGACGCAACGGCGAGCGGCAGCTCGGAACGGTCGGCGAAGGCAATCACTTCGTCGAACTGCAACGGATTCATAAAGTACTCGATGCCGACGCGGCCGCCGCATTGGGACTGCAGCACAGCAAGATCACGCTGATGATCCATACCGGTTCACGCGGATTGGGCCACGCCGTCGGCGATCACTATGCCCAACGGGCGCGCAATTTGGGTCTGGCCGCAGGACAGACGACCTCCGTCAAAGATGTGTATCCGCTCGCAATCAACACGGCGGAGGGCGATGCCTATCTCGGAGCGATGCAGGCCGCAGCGAATTTTGCGTATGCGAATCGCGTGGTCGTGAGTGCGCTGGTGCTGCTCGCCCTGCGCGAAGAATTTCCGCACATGGACGCCAAGCCGGTCTACGATGTCGCACATAACATGGTGTATACGGAGCGGCATGGGGAGGAAGAACTCGTCGTCCACCGCAAAGGGGCGACTCGGGCATTCGACGCCGCACGGATGGCGGGGACGCGGTTCACCGCACTCGGCCAACCGATCCTGATCCCCGGCTCGATGGGCACGGCCAGCTACGTGGCACTCGGCCAATCCGGCAGCACAGCCTCCCTGGCCAGCGTCAATCACGGATCGGGACGCCGCCTGTCGCGCAGCGAGGCGCTCGGCGTCCGACTGACCACGGAAGAAACTTGGGACGACGGCGCGGCGGAACGACGCATGCGCACCATCTCCGATGCCGATTTCGCCAAGTCGATGCGCGGGGTCGCCCTCGTCACCGCCGAGGAATTGATGCGCGAACAACGCACGGCCAAGCGAGAAAAACAACACGGCAGTCGGGATTCCGGCCACCGCGAACCACATGCTCCCGGAGGCAGTGGCCGCAGCACGATCAAGGGCGAGGCCCCCGGGGCTTACAAAGATATTCATGACGTCATGGACGTGGTATTCACCGAAGGATGGGCCACGGGCGTAGTGGAACTCCGTCCGGTCGGTGTGCTGAAAGAGTGA